Proteins from one Malaya genurostris strain Urasoe2022 chromosome 2, Malgen_1.1, whole genome shotgun sequence genomic window:
- the LOC131427399 gene encoding uncharacterized protein LOC131427399, with product MALAVNVLLVASFLAVATSSPHFLKKKLILTSDGGDGDFGGGGGGASGSFSLGGGGFGLRFGGSLLGGGHGGIGGGGGGGGHGGAGGGGSGYGAPSFGSGQQHGSNGAAGAAASAGAFSGSSSGVVSNGATSGGPSGSYGGSYSPSYGHDQGGHAPATNLSPPGIGSGNHYGSSSNSFASASASSFASASAGNHGNGGHSTGSAPTGGSGGFPNSNGGGSHGSAGFTGSNGGYGGAGGYAGHAGGSAGNYGGGFRKEITITKHVDRPVVVEKPVPVPVDRPYPVYIEKPVPVTVIKEVPVDRPVPVPMPSDNNGASNGGSYGGSYASAYAGASSFASSGSYGSGGGQSGYNGGGGYDGGSQGGHGGGGGGYGGGSHGFGGSGGGYGGINQGGNGIRKTITIEKTFNKHKHHHHHGW from the coding sequence GTGGCTTCATTCCTAGCAGTGGCAACGAGCTCACCACATTTTCTAAAGAAAAAACTAATTCTGACATCTGATGGCGGTGACGGAGACTTCGGCGGAGGTGGAGGTGGCGCCAGCGGTAGTTTCTCGCTTGGCGGTGGCGGGTTCGGGTTAAGGTTCGGTGGCAGTCTTTTGGGAGGAGGCCATGGAGGCATTGgtggcggtggtggtggtggtggtcatGGTGGCGCTGGAGGAGGTGGCAGTGGCTATGGTGCTCCTTCTTTCGGTTCTGGTCAACAACACGGTTCGAATGGGGCAGCCGGTGCTGCTGCTTCTGCCGGTGCATTCAGTGGATCTAGCAGCGGAGTGGTTTCGAACGGTGCGACGAGCGGTGGCCCGAGCGGTAGTTATGGTGGAAGTTATTCCCCATCCTATGGACACGATCAAGGCGGACATGCACCAGCTACGAATTTAAGTCCACCGGGGATAGGATCTGGCAATCACTATGGCAGTTCGTCTAATAGTTTTGCAAGCGCAAGTGCCAGTAGCTTTGCTAGTGCAAGTGCTGGTAATCATGGAAACGGTGGCCATTCGACAGGATCTGCTCCAACAGGAGGTTCGGGTGGTTTTCCAAATTCCAACGGAGGAGGTAGTCATGGTTCTGCGGGCTTCACTGGATCCAATGGTGGATATGGAGGGGCTGGTGGTTATGCAGGACATGCAGGTGGCTCAGCTGGAAATTACGGAGGAGGATTTAGGAAAGAGATTACTATTACAAAACACGTCGATCGTCCAGTTGTCGTAGAAAAACCTGTGCCAGTTCCAGTAGATAGACCATATCCGGTGTATATCGAGAAGCCAGTTCCAGTTACTGTGATCAAAGAAGTACCAGTCGATAGGCCTGTGCCTGTTCCAATGCCAAGTGACAATAATGGTGCTTCAAATGGTGGATCATATGGTGGAAGTTATGCATCTGCCTACGCTGGGGCAAGCAGTTTCGCATCGTCTGGAAGCTACGGTAGCGGTGGTGGACAGTCTGGCTACAATGGTGGGGGAGGCTACGATGGTGGAAGTCAGGGTGGCCACGGTGGTGGTGGCGGCGGCTACGGTGGGGGAAGCCACGGTTTTGGAGGCAGCGGTGGAGGATACGGTGGAATAAACCAAGGTGGTAACGGCATACGAAAAACTATTACCATTGAGAAAACTTTCAACAAACacaaacatcatcatcatcatggtTGGTAA